A genomic segment from Nymphalis io chromosome 15, ilAglIoxx1.1, whole genome shotgun sequence encodes:
- the LOC126773678 gene encoding 39S ribosomal protein S18a, mitochondrial: protein MSFLARTGTSLAKNAILSTSLRSLSTTKQLRLKELREHKEGSSLVVEGVTVPSPRTELLIRPVNNQDGSHQCKDTCYMCALNLDVKHTDVLILSQFVRTDGCMLPRRITGLCQRQQKKIGKLVTMAQKAGLMINLTPSYCHKDPKKRYGFKKFNTYFDEKTIFMKRIPKPTDRFER from the exons ATGTCGTTTCTAGCTCGAACTGGCACTTCACTAGCAAAAAATGCTATTCTGTCAACTTCTTTACGTTCTTTATCAACAACAAAACAATTACGACTTAAGGAAT tacGCGAACATAAAGAGGGTTCTTCGTTAGTAGTTGAAGGCGTAACCGTTCCTTCTCCGCGGACAGAACTTCTAATAAGACCAGTAAACAATCAAGATGGTTCCCATCAGTGTAAAGATACTTGTTATATGTGTGCATTGAATTTGGACGTGAAACATACAGATGTACTTATCTTGAGTCAGTTTGTTAGGACCGACGGTTGTATGTTACCAAGACGTATAACGGGACTTTGCCAAAGACAGCAGAAGAAAATTGGAAAACTAGTCACTATGGCTCAGAAAGCAG gTTTGATGATAAATTTAACACCATCATACTGTCATAAAGACCCGAAGAAGAGATATGGCTTCAAAAAGTTTAACACATACTTTGAcgagaaaacaatatttatgaagAGGATACCAAAACCAACCGATAGATTTGAgcgttga